In Paraburkholderia aromaticivorans, a single window of DNA contains:
- a CDS encoding GntR family transcriptional regulator has protein sequence MSAPASSAPVTQPLPRTKGTSLHRQMFLVLRERIVTGRYPPDSLIPTEEDLCNYFGVSRITVRRALDDLEAAGYLRRKQGLGTFVSSDLPAAREAATLNFVEALHKSAEETRVEVLSVEKTVPPPTIAQQMHLAPDVQAVHAMRLRRIGDVPVMVSDAWVPEQFAKSITAARLKKQAMYEILLNQGIEFGRVIQEVTAFAADPTFARWLDTEVGVPLLRLSRIVYDGARTPVQHLTLTVNPEHSRIVVDMMADSMNTLRTGQLVHDVPRPSAAAKKRAPARR, from the coding sequence ATGTCCGCACCCGCCAGTTCCGCACCCGTTACCCAGCCTTTGCCCCGTACCAAGGGCACCTCCCTGCACCGGCAGATGTTCCTCGTGCTGCGCGAACGCATCGTCACCGGCCGCTATCCGCCCGACAGCCTGATTCCCACCGAAGAGGACCTGTGCAACTACTTCGGCGTGTCGCGCATCACCGTGCGGCGCGCCCTGGACGATCTCGAGGCAGCGGGATATCTGCGGCGCAAGCAAGGGCTCGGCACGTTTGTTTCGTCCGATCTGCCCGCCGCACGGGAAGCTGCGACGCTCAACTTCGTCGAAGCGTTGCACAAGAGCGCCGAGGAAACGCGCGTCGAGGTGCTCAGTGTCGAAAAGACCGTGCCACCACCGACGATCGCGCAGCAGATGCATCTGGCGCCCGATGTCCAGGCGGTTCACGCCATGCGTCTGCGGCGCATCGGCGACGTGCCCGTGATGGTGTCCGATGCGTGGGTGCCGGAGCAGTTCGCGAAGTCGATTACCGCGGCGAGGCTGAAGAAGCAGGCGATGTACGAGATCCTGCTCAACCAGGGTATCGAGTTCGGCCGGGTGATCCAGGAAGTGACGGCGTTTGCCGCCGACCCGACTTTCGCGCGCTGGCTCGATACTGAAGTCGGCGTGCCGCTGCTGCGGCTTTCCCGCATCGTCTACGACGGCGCGCGCACGCCGGTGCAGCATCTGACGCTGACGGTCAACCCCGAGCACAGCCGCATTGTCGTCGACATGATGGCTGACTCGATGAACACGCTGCGCACCGGCCAACTGGTGCACGACGTGCCGCGTCCTTCGGCCGCCGCAAAGAAGCGCGCACCGGCGAGGCGCTAG
- the leuD gene encoding 3-isopropylmalate dehydratase small subunit, which translates to MDKVSVVTGVAAPLLRTNIDTDTIIRIERLTQEPRDQLGHFALETLRLRHDGSENPDCVLNQPPFRDARILLAGENFGCGSSREGAVWALMAMGVRCVISPSFGEIFYNNCFPNGMLPVRLSAEAIATLAEGAASRDVTVDLPAQTVSAGEARFGFDIEPMRRDALLEGLDDISRTLVLRPRIEAWQRNDRLLRPWMWSVLDA; encoded by the coding sequence ATGGATAAGGTTAGCGTGGTCACCGGCGTGGCGGCGCCGCTGCTGCGCACGAACATCGATACCGACACGATCATCCGCATCGAGCGGCTCACACAAGAGCCACGCGACCAGCTCGGCCACTTCGCGCTCGAAACGCTGCGCCTGCGCCACGACGGCAGCGAGAATCCGGATTGCGTGCTGAACCAGCCGCCGTTCCGCGATGCGCGCATTCTGCTTGCAGGCGAGAACTTCGGCTGCGGCTCGTCGCGCGAGGGCGCGGTATGGGCACTGATGGCGATGGGCGTGCGCTGCGTGATCTCACCCAGCTTCGGCGAGATTTTCTACAACAATTGCTTCCCGAACGGCATGCTGCCGGTGCGGCTTTCCGCTGAAGCAATCGCGACACTCGCAGAGGGCGCGGCGTCGCGCGACGTGACCGTCGATCTGCCAGCGCAGACCGTCAGCGCTGGCGAAGCCCGGTTTGGTTTCGACATCGAGCCGATGCGGCGCGATGCGCTGCTCGAAGGGCTCGACGACATCAGCCGCACGCTCGTCCTACGCCCGCGCATCGAGGCGTGGCAGCGCAACGACCGGCTCCTGCGGCCGTGGATGTGGTCGGTGCTCGATGCCTGA
- the leuC gene encoding 3-isopropylmalate dehydratase large subunit: MIAKTLFDKLWDAHVIEQADDGWALLHIDRNLLHDLSGNAGLAALAERGLQVRHPEMAFATPDHAISSAPNRASEAGTIGATLRARLKSATQENGIRLFDVGEIGQGIVHVMSPELGLTLPGVTLVCGDSHTCTNGGLGALAFGIGSSEVLHVLATQTLWQRKPKTMRVNFAGGLARGVFAKDLILFLIGHLGAHAGTGFAVEYAGSAIAAMNVEGRMTICNLSIEMGAKIGLVAPDDKTIAWLQGRRYAPRGDAWDTAVEAWRALPSDADARFDREVTIDAAAIAPMMTWGTSPEHVIPVDSVVPDPAGAPDAAHRDAWQDALDYMGLRAGQPLAGTRVDWVFIGSCANSRLSDLRDAAALAKGQRIAKGVNAWVVPGSEAVKREAEAEGLDDVFRSAGFEWREPGCSMCVAANGETVPSGARCVSTSNRNFVGRQGPGARTHLASPQSAVAAAIAGAIVDVREFLHG; encoded by the coding sequence GTGATCGCAAAAACGCTTTTCGACAAGCTCTGGGACGCGCATGTCATCGAACAGGCCGATGACGGCTGGGCCCTGCTGCACATCGACCGCAATCTTCTGCATGACCTGTCGGGCAATGCTGGTCTCGCCGCGCTGGCCGAGCGCGGCTTGCAGGTGCGCCACCCCGAGATGGCGTTCGCGACGCCCGACCACGCGATCTCGAGTGCGCCGAACCGCGCCAGCGAAGCCGGTACGATCGGCGCAACGCTCCGCGCGCGGCTTAAATCGGCGACACAGGAAAACGGTATCCGCCTGTTCGACGTCGGCGAGATCGGGCAGGGCATCGTACACGTGATGTCGCCGGAACTCGGTCTCACGCTGCCCGGCGTCACGTTGGTCTGCGGCGACAGCCATACCTGCACGAACGGCGGGCTCGGCGCATTGGCGTTCGGCATCGGTTCGTCGGAAGTGCTGCACGTGCTCGCGACGCAAACACTATGGCAGCGCAAGCCAAAGACGATGCGCGTGAACTTCGCGGGTGGGCTTGCGCGCGGCGTGTTCGCGAAGGACCTCATCCTGTTCCTGATCGGGCATCTGGGGGCGCATGCGGGCACTGGCTTCGCGGTCGAATACGCGGGTTCGGCGATCGCCGCAATGAACGTGGAGGGGCGCATGACGATCTGCAATCTGTCCATCGAGATGGGCGCGAAGATCGGCCTGGTTGCGCCGGACGACAAGACCATCGCCTGGCTGCAAGGCCGACGCTATGCGCCTCGCGGCGACGCATGGGACACCGCGGTAGAGGCGTGGCGCGCGTTACCGTCGGACGCGGATGCGCGCTTCGATCGCGAAGTCACAATCGACGCCGCCGCGATCGCCCCGATGATGACGTGGGGCACGAGTCCGGAGCACGTGATACCAGTCGACAGCGTCGTACCCGATCCAGCCGGCGCACCCGATGCCGCGCATCGCGACGCGTGGCAGGACGCGCTCGACTACATGGGCTTGCGCGCCGGCCAGCCGCTCGCGGGTACCAGAGTCGACTGGGTGTTCATCGGTTCGTGTGCGAATTCGCGGCTGTCGGATCTGCGCGACGCCGCGGCCCTCGCGAAAGGACAGCGCATCGCGAAAGGCGTCAACGCATGGGTCGTGCCGGGCTCGGAAGCGGTCAAGCGCGAGGCCGAGGCCGAAGGTCTCGACGACGTGTTCCGCTCGGCCGGCTTCGAATGGCGCGAGCCGGGCTGCAGTATGTGCGTCGCCGCGAACGGCGAGACCGTGCCGTCGGGCGCCCGCTGCGTATCGACGTCAAACCGCAATTTCGTCGGCCGTCAGGGACCGGGCGCGCGCACTCACCTCGCGAGTCCGCAAAGTGCGGTAGCAGCCGCGATCGCCGGCGCGATCGTCGACGTAAGGGAGTTTTTGCATGGATAA
- a CDS encoding isocitrate lyase/PEP mutase family protein encodes MNLPPSIRALLKRPQLIVAPGVYDALTAKLAEQAGFAAVYMTGAGTAAARGFPDFGLLTMSEMVDNAGVIARSVDVPVIADADTGFGNELNVTRAIREYAMRGVSAVHIEDQVMPKRCGHLDGKEVVSRDDFIANIRAASAAREDRDFTLIARTDARAVLGLDEAVWRANAALEAGADVAFVEALQDLDEVAAVPRKVAGPCLLNLVRGGKTPDICLTDVQEMGYRIAILPSLLLSTVYEACDQALATLRDTQKPPSSLGAPSVRALPAHGRGPLGRTARALSRSGAGAERPRCIGALMEAHRDRKNAFRQALGRACHRTGR; translated from the coding sequence TTGAATCTTCCCCCTTCCATTCGTGCGCTGCTGAAGCGCCCGCAGTTGATTGTCGCGCCGGGCGTCTACGACGCCCTGACCGCAAAGCTTGCCGAACAGGCTGGCTTCGCAGCGGTCTACATGACTGGCGCGGGTACCGCGGCCGCACGCGGCTTTCCCGATTTTGGCCTGCTGACGATGTCGGAGATGGTCGACAACGCCGGCGTGATTGCCCGCAGCGTTGACGTGCCGGTGATCGCCGACGCGGACACCGGCTTTGGCAACGAGCTGAACGTCACGCGAGCGATCCGCGAGTACGCGATGCGTGGCGTGTCCGCGGTACACATCGAAGATCAGGTCATGCCCAAGCGCTGCGGCCATCTAGACGGCAAGGAAGTGGTGTCGCGCGACGACTTCATCGCGAACATCCGGGCCGCGTCGGCGGCACGCGAAGATCGCGACTTCACGCTGATCGCCCGTACCGATGCGCGTGCGGTGCTCGGCCTCGACGAAGCAGTGTGGCGCGCGAACGCCGCACTCGAAGCCGGCGCGGACGTGGCGTTCGTCGAGGCGCTGCAGGACCTGGACGAAGTCGCCGCCGTGCCGCGCAAAGTGGCTGGCCCGTGCCTGCTCAATCTGGTGCGCGGCGGCAAGACCCCCGATATTTGCTTGACGGATGTTCAGGAGATGGGCTACCGCATCGCCATCCTGCCGAGCCTGCTGCTCAGCACGGTGTACGAAGCATGCGATCAGGCGCTCGCGACGCTGCGCGACACGCAGAAGCCGCCGTCATCGCTCGGCGCGCCAAGCGTGCGCGCGCTTCCAGCGCATGGGCGCGGACCACTGGGACGCACTGCGCGCGCGCTTTCGCGATCCGGTGCCGGAGCCGAAAGGCCCCGCTGCATCGGCGCGTTGATGGAGGCACACCGTGATCGCAAAAACGCTTTTCGACAAGCTCTGGGACGCGCATGTCATCGAACAGGCCGATGA
- a CDS encoding cysteine hydrolase family protein, whose translation MNTAFIGLDYIVDIMHPDGKIARSAAHAAQRDVISKANRALAIAEAKGWLRVLVKVGFDPHYLDQPKQSPMFGRADRFGALKLGEHGTEFHPELKVSGNHLVIVKPRISAFYATGLDAALRANRIERLVVAGVSSSWAVQATARDAHDRDYQVCITEDACAAVDDTEHQTSMKLMSAIAQIITVSEMESL comes from the coding sequence ATGAACACCGCATTCATTGGCCTTGACTACATCGTCGACATCATGCATCCAGACGGAAAAATTGCCCGCTCGGCCGCGCACGCTGCGCAGCGAGATGTGATCAGCAAGGCAAACCGCGCGCTCGCCATCGCGGAAGCAAAGGGATGGTTGCGCGTGCTGGTCAAGGTCGGGTTCGACCCGCACTATCTCGACCAACCCAAGCAATCTCCGATGTTCGGGCGCGCAGATCGGTTTGGTGCACTGAAGCTCGGCGAGCACGGTACCGAGTTCCACCCCGAACTCAAGGTCTCCGGAAACCACCTGGTCATAGTGAAACCGCGCATCAGCGCCTTTTACGCAACAGGCCTTGATGCCGCATTACGGGCAAACAGGATCGAGCGGCTGGTCGTTGCCGGCGTGAGCAGTTCGTGGGCTGTGCAGGCTACTGCACGTGATGCCCATGACAGGGACTATCAGGTCTGCATCACGGAGGACGCCTGCGCTGCGGTCGACGACACGGAACATCAGACGTCCATGAAGCTGATGTCCGCCATTGCGCAGATCATTACGGTTAGTGAAATGGAAAGCCTTTGA
- a CDS encoding site-specific integrase — MKYIIHDQVVLSREPEGPLAAHLSSFANSISAQGYNVWSLKRKVRIAACFSRWLKQRGVEVRDIGLDHATRYLRYRALHFQPRNDDRAALRQLIDFLRGEGVVPPEQMATIRISPAERCVQEYEEYLRNIQALARATIIHYVPFVREFLKHRFGDGKVMLSKLRAADVVHFVQVQAPRLHLKQAKIMTTALRSFLRYLRYRGDITLDLAAAVPVVANWSMPSIPRGISADQTRKLLDSIDRRTAVGRRDYAILLVLARLGLRSSEVVFLELDDIDWDAGQLSVRTKGGQRIELPLPADVGKAIAAYLQHGRPKSASRRVFLRARAHITGFRGPSGLGCVVRRALKRAGIDAPTTGAHQFRHGLATQMLNHGASLSEIGEVLGHRHPQSTMIYTRVDIKALRELALPWPGGVR; from the coding sequence GTGAAGTACATCATTCATGATCAGGTCGTTCTCTCGCGAGAACCTGAAGGTCCACTCGCAGCCCATTTATCATCCTTTGCCAACTCCATCAGCGCGCAGGGTTACAACGTGTGGTCCCTGAAACGGAAGGTCCGGATCGCCGCATGTTTCAGTCGATGGCTTAAACAGAGAGGTGTCGAAGTACGGGATATCGGCCTCGATCACGCAACACGATATTTACGCTATCGTGCCCTGCATTTCCAGCCTCGCAACGATGATCGGGCAGCGCTCAGACAGCTTATTGATTTTCTTCGTGGCGAAGGCGTGGTTCCGCCTGAGCAGATGGCAACAATTCGGATTTCGCCAGCTGAGCGGTGTGTACAGGAGTACGAGGAGTACTTGCGCAATATTCAAGCTCTCGCCAGAGCCACAATCATTCATTACGTGCCGTTCGTCCGAGAGTTTCTCAAACATCGTTTCGGCGACGGGAAGGTCATGCTATCGAAACTACGTGCGGCCGATGTCGTGCACTTTGTGCAAGTTCAGGCGCCACGACTGCATTTAAAACAGGCGAAGATTATGACCACTGCCCTGCGATCCTTTCTGCGCTATTTGCGCTATCGCGGCGACATTACGCTGGACCTCGCTGCCGCCGTGCCCGTGGTCGCCAACTGGTCGATGCCGTCAATTCCCCGGGGAATCTCAGCAGACCAGACACGGAAGTTGCTGGATAGCATCGATCGACGGACTGCAGTCGGTCGTCGCGACTACGCGATCCTGCTGGTGCTCGCGCGATTGGGGTTGCGCTCCAGTGAGGTGGTCTTCCTCGAGCTCGATGATATTGACTGGGACGCAGGTCAACTGAGCGTGCGCACCAAGGGTGGACAACGCATCGAGCTACCCTTACCTGCGGACGTCGGCAAAGCCATCGCCGCCTACTTGCAACATGGGCGGCCGAAGAGCGCCAGTCGCCGCGTATTTTTACGTGCACGCGCGCACATCACCGGCTTTCGTGGGCCAAGTGGTCTCGGCTGCGTCGTTCGGCGTGCACTTAAGCGCGCTGGCATCGACGCGCCCACAACGGGTGCCCATCAGTTTCGCCACGGACTGGCTACCCAGATGCTGAACCATGGAGCTTCGCTCAGCGAGATTGGCGAGGTGTTGGGTCATCGTCACCCACAGAGCACGATGATCTACACTCGGGTCGACATCAAAGCATTGCGTGAACTCGCGTTGCCCTGGCCCGGAGGTGTACGATGA
- a CDS encoding tyrosine-type recombinase/integrase — protein sequence MNALRQAVQDYLDLRHSLGFKLREESTALPDFVAFMEQHRASYITQTLALAWARQPANVQPDRWAQRMSWLRGFARYRSATDPRTEIPAPGLLPFRPKRARPYLYSAAEIRSLLQAALQMPYHYERGALLPWTYHCLFGLLSVTGMRLGEVRNLELQDVDLTEAILTIRGAKLGKTRLIPLHASTCKVLADYITRREHHWAGRPVSPYLFVSSWGNRMDVGEIHRTFYSLSRQIGLRGASDSRGPRLHDMRHVFATNALVRWYKSGDDPERRLPILSAYLGHAHVADTQWYLNGSPELMREAMRRLEQLWEDRP from the coding sequence ATGAACGCGCTTCGGCAGGCTGTTCAGGATTACCTCGATCTGAGGCATAGCCTGGGATTCAAATTGAGGGAGGAGAGCACGGCGCTACCAGATTTCGTCGCGTTCATGGAACAGCATCGAGCTTCTTACATTACGCAGACGTTGGCCCTCGCCTGGGCTCGGCAACCCGCAAATGTCCAGCCCGACCGCTGGGCGCAACGAATGAGCTGGTTGCGTGGGTTCGCGCGATATCGTAGTGCTACCGATCCCCGCACGGAAATACCCGCACCGGGTTTATTGCCATTTCGACCGAAGCGGGCTCGGCCGTACCTATACTCGGCCGCCGAGATCCGTAGCCTGCTACAGGCGGCGCTGCAGATGCCATACCACTATGAACGGGGTGCACTGCTGCCCTGGACCTATCATTGCCTGTTCGGGCTGTTGAGCGTGACGGGCATGCGCCTGGGTGAAGTGCGCAATCTCGAACTTCAGGATGTGGATCTGACGGAGGCGATATTGACGATCCGAGGCGCGAAGCTCGGAAAGACCAGACTCATTCCTTTGCATGCCTCGACATGCAAGGTGCTCGCGGACTACATCACGCGGCGTGAGCATCACTGGGCGGGTCGACCGGTATCCCCCTATCTCTTTGTTTCCAGTTGGGGTAACAGGATGGATGTCGGTGAGATCCATCGCACTTTTTATTCATTGTCGCGACAGATTGGTTTGCGCGGGGCATCCGACAGTCGCGGGCCGCGTCTGCACGACATGAGACACGTTTTCGCGACGAACGCACTTGTGCGCTGGTACAAGTCTGGAGATGACCCGGAGCGCCGTCTGCCCATCCTGTCAGCCTACCTCGGCCATGCTCACGTCGCGGATACCCAGTGGTATCTGAACGGCTCGCCTGAACTGATGCGCGAGGCGATGCGCCGGCTCGAACAACTCTGGGAGGACCGGCCATGA
- a CDS encoding tyrosine-type recombinase/integrase has protein sequence MNKAATFAPLLERFFTQRLMQERQASPHTIGAYRDSYRQFLKFVQQRLHKSPSQLNLEDIDTPLIVAFLDEIEKNQGVSVRTRNLRLAAIHSFFRYAAYEAPDHAAQIQRVLAIPSKRFTRTLIHFLTHPEVDALLAAPDQGTWSGRRDHAFLLVAVQTGLRLSEMTGLNREDVVLGTGAHVRVIGKGRNYDDLGNMRSSAPQTPIRSSAMGCGWRIRGVNCA, from the coding sequence ATGAATAAAGCTGCCACCTTTGCTCCGTTACTGGAGCGGTTCTTCACGCAGCGCCTGATGCAAGAGCGTCAGGCGAGTCCTCACACCATCGGTGCCTATCGCGATTCCTATCGTCAATTCCTTAAGTTCGTGCAGCAGCGCCTGCATAAGTCACCGTCGCAGCTAAACCTCGAAGACATCGATACTCCTCTGATCGTCGCGTTCCTGGACGAAATTGAGAAGAACCAGGGCGTTAGTGTTCGCACCAGAAATCTGCGCCTCGCGGCGATTCACTCTTTCTTTCGCTACGCCGCTTACGAAGCACCAGACCATGCCGCCCAGATCCAACGGGTGCTTGCCATCCCCAGCAAGCGCTTCACCCGTACGCTGATTCACTTTCTGACGCATCCAGAAGTCGACGCCTTGCTTGCCGCGCCTGATCAAGGCACGTGGTCTGGCCGGCGCGACCACGCCTTTCTATTGGTCGCGGTACAGACCGGTCTGCGCCTGTCCGAGATGACGGGACTCAATCGCGAGGATGTGGTGCTTGGCACCGGCGCACACGTGAGGGTAATCGGAAAGGGTCGGAACTATGACGATCTCGGGAATATGCGCAGTTCCGCGCCACAGACGCCAATTCGTTCTTCTGCGATGGGCTGTGGATGGCGGATCCGTGGTGTGAACTGCGCATAA
- a CDS encoding site-specific integrase, which translates to MSKRQSHCSSSNFAALLQEFFVERLMQQRAVSPQTIASYRDTFRLFLQFAQARLHKSPVELALADINVDLVLAFLRHLEDNRHNCARTRNSRLVAIRSFLKYAALKDISSLAVIQSTLAIPMKRFDRPLIGHLSRDEIEALLAAPDPNTWCGQRDRVLFATLYNTGARVSELIGLRVGDVVLDKAPCAHIHGKGRKQRTVPLWRSTASQIRSWLPRIRSSPDQILFPNRSGNPMTRSNVTDRLKLAARTATRQCPQLSSHPISPHVIRHSTGTHLLQSGVDLSVIALWLGHESPATTHMYVEADLAMKERALNTLQPPHSRIARYRPPDRLMQFLESL; encoded by the coding sequence ATGTCTAAAAGGCAAAGCCATTGTTCGTCGTCGAACTTCGCCGCGCTGCTACAGGAATTCTTCGTTGAGCGGCTAATGCAACAACGGGCAGTCAGCCCGCAGACGATAGCCAGTTATCGGGATACCTTTCGACTATTCCTTCAGTTTGCTCAGGCGCGTCTGCATAAGTCGCCTGTCGAGCTGGCGTTAGCAGACATCAACGTGGATCTGGTGCTGGCCTTCCTTCGTCATCTGGAGGACAACCGGCATAATTGCGCGCGCACCCGGAATTCGCGGCTTGTTGCCATCCGTTCATTTCTGAAGTACGCAGCCCTCAAGGATATTTCTTCGCTGGCTGTTATCCAAAGCACTCTAGCTATCCCAATGAAGCGCTTCGACAGGCCGCTCATCGGCCACCTGTCGCGTGACGAGATCGAGGCACTACTCGCCGCACCCGACCCCAACACCTGGTGCGGGCAGCGGGACCGGGTACTGTTTGCAACGCTATACAATACTGGCGCACGCGTTTCCGAACTGATCGGTCTGCGGGTGGGTGACGTCGTTCTGGATAAGGCGCCCTGTGCACATATCCACGGCAAAGGCCGGAAACAGCGCACCGTACCGTTGTGGCGCTCAACCGCGAGCCAAATCAGAAGCTGGTTGCCGCGGATCCGGTCATCGCCTGATCAGATTCTGTTTCCGAATCGCTCGGGGAACCCGATGACGCGATCCAACGTTACGGATCGGCTCAAACTCGCAGCGCGGACAGCCACCAGGCAATGCCCTCAACTATCAAGCCATCCCATTTCACCGCATGTCATCCGGCACTCGACTGGGACTCATCTGCTGCAATCGGGCGTTGACCTGAGTGTCATTGCACTGTGGCTTGGACACGAAAGCCCAGCGACTACTCACATGTACGTCGAGGCCGACCTCGCGATGAAGGAGCGTGCGCTCAATACTTTGCAACCACCTCACAGCAGAATCGCGCGATATCGACCGCCCGATCGCTTGATGCAGTTCCTGGAAAGCTTGTAA
- a CDS encoding tyrosine-type recombinase/integrase: MKRSVRMLSLAEDYLASRRRLGFDLRCTGRRLLDFACFADRIGHQGPLTVKLAASWARSASSQVPFTWARRIEIVRPFARYLQQFDPATEVPPLYLFGRAHRRLTPHIYADEEIRELLAAASTLPSKEKLRPVTYSTLFGLIAATGLRISEALNLRRADVDLDQGLLMIRVTKYRKSRVVPLHQTVVRALAHYVELRDRDWPITLSDHFFIVHGSSMKISTVEEVFSSLRSQLGWVARGDHPAPRIHNLRHSFICRRVLLWYQQGVDVDNAMIMLSTYVGHAKVTDTYWYLTGIPELMAIAAQRFEHFTEGVCHV; encoded by the coding sequence ATGAAACGTTCAGTGAGAATGCTATCGCTCGCCGAGGACTACCTTGCGTCAAGACGCCGCCTTGGTTTTGACCTGCGGTGTACGGGACGCCGGCTTCTTGATTTTGCCTGCTTTGCCGACCGGATCGGCCACCAGGGGCCGCTCACCGTAAAACTGGCAGCGTCCTGGGCTCGATCTGCATCAAGTCAGGTGCCCTTTACCTGGGCGCGTCGGATTGAGATCGTTCGCCCGTTCGCAAGGTATCTCCAGCAATTTGACCCTGCCACCGAAGTTCCTCCGCTTTATCTTTTCGGCCGAGCCCATCGCCGTTTGACACCGCACATCTATGCCGATGAGGAGATCCGGGAACTGCTGGCCGCTGCTTCGACGTTGCCCTCGAAGGAGAAACTGCGGCCCGTGACCTACTCAACCCTGTTCGGGCTGATCGCGGCCACCGGACTGCGGATTTCTGAGGCGCTTAACCTGAGGCGCGCAGACGTCGACCTCGATCAAGGCCTGCTGATGATTCGGGTAACGAAGTATCGTAAGTCCCGCGTCGTTCCACTTCATCAAACGGTCGTGCGAGCACTTGCACACTATGTAGAGCTGCGGGATCGCGATTGGCCCATCACGCTAAGCGATCACTTCTTCATCGTGCACGGAAGCAGCATGAAGATCAGTACCGTTGAGGAGGTCTTCAGTTCCTTGCGTTCGCAGTTGGGATGGGTCGCCCGTGGTGATCATCCGGCTCCACGCATCCACAATCTGAGGCACTCGTTTATCTGCCGAAGGGTGTTGCTCTGGTACCAGCAAGGGGTGGACGTCGACAACGCAATGATCATGCTTTCGACTTACGTAGGGCATGCCAAGGTGACCGACACCTACTGGTATCTAACGGGCATCCCGGAACTGATGGCAATTGCGGCTCAGCGCTTCGAGCACTTTACAGAAGGAGTCTGTCATGTCTAA
- a CDS encoding site-specific integrase has translation MNSDFALPQRTRAWLTDGVLKPSYQAYSTYLIGRGYSSWSVRKYLCCVAHFAYWLRKRRIKLSQIDEALIRYFLDEHLPQCDCPLRTPRSRNHIGSALKHLLVVLRQRADIRHQPDFTPRLIREEIREFDAHLDQVCGLAASTRRLRTRIVRTFLSERFGASRITMAQVKPEHVHRFVVSHLEGCKPSTGKVLGSALRSYLHFRGMHGDHVRCLIAAIPQIAQWRFASLPDSLCEAELERFLNAFDRKSAIGRRDYAMARCMVDLGLRAGEVASLQLDDLNWHDGTLRLSAGKARRTDVLPLPPRTGRAIAQYLTDGRPVSDSRAVFLRHRAPLTEPVGSSVVRNTVRAAHARCGSDPRCRGTHVLRHSVGSRLINAGVPMKEIADILRHRSLDTTAIYTTVDIRSLAKVALPWPGSES, from the coding sequence GGGCGCGGATATTCGTCGTGGAGCGTCCGGAAGTATTTGTGCTGCGTCGCGCACTTTGCTTATTGGCTGCGCAAGCGACGCATCAAACTCAGTCAGATTGACGAAGCGCTGATCCGCTATTTTCTGGATGAACACCTGCCTCAGTGCGACTGCCCATTGCGCACGCCAAGAAGCAGGAACCATATCGGGTCGGCCTTAAAGCATCTGCTTGTCGTGCTGCGCCAGAGGGCGGACATACGCCATCAGCCCGACTTCACACCCCGTCTGATACGGGAGGAGATCAGGGAATTTGACGCACACCTTGACCAGGTCTGCGGGCTGGCCGCATCTACGAGAAGGTTGCGTACACGCATCGTACGGACGTTCCTGTCGGAGCGATTCGGTGCATCGAGAATCACTATGGCACAGGTCAAACCGGAACATGTTCATCGATTTGTAGTCAGCCACCTCGAAGGATGCAAGCCGAGCACCGGCAAAGTCCTTGGGAGTGCACTACGGAGCTACTTGCATTTCCGAGGAATGCACGGAGATCACGTCCGGTGCCTTATTGCCGCGATTCCACAAATCGCCCAGTGGCGGTTCGCATCGTTACCAGACTCGCTATGTGAGGCGGAGCTGGAACGGTTTCTTAACGCATTCGATCGCAAATCCGCGATCGGCCGCAGAGACTACGCAATGGCCCGGTGTATGGTCGACCTGGGACTACGCGCCGGCGAAGTCGCTTCGCTACAGCTGGACGACCTGAACTGGCACGACGGGACGTTGCGGTTATCAGCAGGCAAGGCGCGGCGAACAGATGTGCTTCCGTTGCCGCCCCGGACCGGGCGCGCAATTGCTCAATACCTGACTGACGGGCGCCCGGTCTCCGATAGCCGGGCGGTATTTCTGCGGCATCGCGCTCCACTTACCGAACCCGTCGGCTCGAGCGTCGTTCGCAATACCGTCCGTGCCGCTCATGCGCGATGCGGCAGCGATCCACGCTGCAGGGGAACCCATGTATTGCGGCACAGCGTAGGCAGTCGGCTGATTAACGCTGGAGTCCCTATGAAGGAAATCGCCGATATCCTTCGACACCGCAGCCTCGATACTACCGCGATTTACACCACGGTCGATATCAGGAGCCTTGCCAAGGTCGCGCTGCCCTGGCCGGGGAGCGAATCATGA